DNA from Leptospira mayottensis 200901116:
GGTTTTCGACCAGACGGACTTGCCAAGATGGGACTCGGTTACGAGGATCTGAAAGAGCGTTTCCCGCGTTTGATTTACTGCGGCATCTACGGATACGGAGCGGAAGGAAAATATAGGGATTTTGCCGGACACGATGTGAACTATCTTTCACTTTCGGGAGTTCTTTCGCAAACCGGTAAAACTCCCCAGATTCCTGGTTATCAGCTTGCGGATATAGGGGGAGGAACGATGACGGCTCTTGCTTCGATCTTGGCTGCTTTGTATGCGAGGGAAAAGACGGGAAAAGGACAGAAAATCGCTATTTCTATGATGGATTCTTCCCTACCGTTTTTATCTTTGTATGGGGGAATATTCGCGGCTACTGGAAAAAATCCGGAAGGGGGAAACGAACTTCTATCCGGTAAATTACCGAATTATAATGTATATCAAACCAAGGAAGGGCGCTGGGTTGCGTTAGGCGCACTTGAGGATATGTTTTTTAAGACCTTTTTACGTCAGTCGGGATTAGATAGATATTTGGAAGAATTACCAGCAGAAGAGAAAAACTTTTCCAAGTGGAAAGAAATTCTTACAGCTTATTTTGCATCTAAGACGTTTGAAGATTTAAACTTTCTATTTGAAAACGAGGATTCTTGTCTGACTCCCGTTAAGACGATGGAAGAAGTCAGTAAGGATCCGGTCTTGAGGGACAGGGGAATGATTCTAGATAAAAAACATCCCGAATATGGCGATTACTTTCAATTTGGAGCTCCTTTTCCATTTTCTGCAACCCCAATTACATATCGGTTGGATCCTCCGAATCATGGGGAACATAATACGTCGATTTACCAATCTTTAGGATATACTTTGGAAGAAATCGAAACAATGAAAAGAGAGAAAGTGATCTGATTTTGTTTTGAAATATTTTAAAACACTGAAGTGTTTTTTGAATTCGAATCTCTAAACACTGAAACAGAACGTTCGTTCTTTAGAATTTAAAAGAATGGCACATTTTAAGCCAATTTTTGAAGAGAGTGGATTTTGGATAAAAAGCTTTAAACATAAAATAAATAAAAAAGAAAAAAACGGGTGTAGCGCCGATTTTTCCCCCTGTATTTTGGTTTGATCTAATCACGGAGAAAAAAAAAGTAGGAATCAGAACACTCTCGTAAGAAGGGAAAAACCGATGTACCAGGAATTTACCGAACAACAGCTTGAAATCAGAGACCAGATCCGTAATTTCGTGAAAAAAGAAATCACACATGAAGTTGCAAGTCACTGGGACGAAGAAAATAAACATCCCGAAGAACTCATTAATCGTATGAGAAAAGAATTGGGAGTCAACGGTTTGACCATCCCCGAAGAATACGGCGGTTGGGGACTTGGTTCTGTGGAACAGTGTCTTGTCACCGAAGAACTTTCCAGAGGATGCCTCGGAATTTCTCTTTGTTTTGGTTATACAGGTCTTGGAATTCTTCCTATCTTGAAAGGGGCTTCTCACGAGCAAAAGAAGAAGTGGTTACAACCGGTCATAGACGGAGAGTATGGAATTTCTTTCTGTCTTTCCGAGCCTGGTGCGGGATCCGACGTTCCAGGTATGAGTACGACTGCAGTTAAAAAAGGCGACAAGTGGGTCATCAACGGGACGAAACAATGGATCACTGGCGGTGGTAGTGCCGGTGCTTATACCGTATTTGCCTATACCGATAAGGGAAGAGGGACCAGGGGAGTGAGTTGTTTCTATGTGAAGAGAGATACTCCGGGTCTGACCGTCGGTAAAAAAGAAGACAAGCTCGGAATCCGTGCTTCCGATACTCGTCAGATTATTTTTGAAGATTGTGCCGTGGAAGAAGCGAACATGATCGGAAGAGAAAACTTAGGCTTTATTTATGCGCTTCAAACTCTAAACGCTTCTCGCCCGTATGTTGCGGCGATGGGAGTAGGTGTCGCTCAAGCGGCCCTCGACTATGCTTCCAAATATGCAAGGCAAAGAGAGCAATTTGGATCCAAGATCTCCAGCTTTCAAGCTGTTCAGCACATGCTTGCGGATATGTCCATCGGTTTGGAAACTTCCCGTCAAGTTACGTATCTTGCGGCGAGGATGGCCGACGCAGATGATCCGAGACTTCCCAAGTATTCTGCAATTGCAAAAGCTCACGCTTCCGAGACCGCGATGAAATGTGCTCTGGATGCGGTTCAAATTTTCGGCGGATACGGTTATACAAAAGAATATCCTGTCGAAAAACTGATGAGAGATGCGAAAATCCTTTGTATTTTCGAAGGAACCACTCAGATCCAGAAAAATGAGATTGCGGCTTACGTGATTCGTGAAGCGGCATCTGCTAAATAAGAATATTAGAATTTTCAAAAATGCGTTCTTACATGATGGGGCGCGTTTGAAAAATTACGGGGATTAGAAAAAAGCTTTCGAAAACCGCGAGTAAGTTAAAAGGCGTTCGGCATTTGGTCGGCGCCTTTTTTATTACGATTTTTGGTTTTTGAAGCGAAAGTTATAAGAGCTTGCCCCAAAACCTTAGTTACAATGATTCAGTAAGTTCGTAATAAAATATAGAAGTTCTTACTAGTTATGCCCCTTTGGTAGTTTACGAGCTTTCAAGCATATTTTATAGCTATTACAGTTAAGTTCTCGTCGAGGTTCCTATATTCTGAGGTTTTAAGACAGGCTTTTAATATTCGCATGCAAAATTTTCAAGCGATTTCTATGAACCTTTTATTTTAGAGGAATCGATTTTTTATCTTGTTTAACTTTTTACATATAAACCGAAACGGTCCTTTACAAAAGTTTATTTGATTATAGAACCTTTAAAACAAGTAAAATCTAAGCCGAGATTTGACGGTTCGTTTTTGAAAAATCTTTTTCCTAATTTCAAGAGTTTTGAAGCTTACTCAATGTATTTTTTATTTGTTTGTGTGATTGTATAATTATCCTTTTTTGTAAATTTGATGCTTATCTCCGTTTTCGTTAGAAAACGCCAGGTTTATTTTTGGAGTTCGCGCCTGAATATGTAATTAAAATTGTTTTCAATTCGAATTGACAGTGTGATCTCTCATTCGAACCATTGACCCAGGATGGTCCATATATGTATAGGATTGTGTCCGTTTTGTTCTTTATTTTTTTTCTGCTCGTTTCTTATAACTGTAAAGAACCGGTTCAAAAAGCGGAACTGGAAAGTTTTGTTATAAAGAACATCATTCATCCCAATAACAACCCTTATAACAAGGATAAAGTGGAGTTGGGAAAACTGCTCTACTTTGATAAACGACTTTCATTCAATGGGGATACAAATTGTGCGATTTGTCATTCGGTGGAAATACAGAACTCGGAAAAAAATTCTTTACCTAGAAATAAAATTCACCATTCCCCGGCCTCTTCTCTTACAAATGTAGGTTTGTATAAGGATGTGTTTATCGATCCCCAGGCGAAAGATTTGGAAGAAATTGTAAAAGAAAGAATTTATACGGCGGTAATGCTCAAAGACGAGAAGACTGTCGTAGCGAGGCTCAATCAGATTTCGAAATACAGGGAACTTTTCGAAAAGGCATTCGGTTCTCCTGGAATTACGATGGATCGGATCGTAAAAGCGATTTCCGCGTTTGAAAGAACGATCATATCCAAGAATTCTAGATTCGATCGTTATGTGATGGGGGAAGAGTCTGCGCTTTCCCCCGCTCAGAAACGGGGCTTAGACGTGTTTATGAACAAGGCCAAATGCTCTCAATGTCATAAGGGGCCGAATTTTTCGGATTCTGAAAAACATACCAGTGGTCTTAGCGGAGTCACTCAAAAAGTAAGAACTCCGAGTCTTAGAGATGTGAGTAGGAAAGGCGAATTTATGCATAACGGAGGATTTACGAAGTTGGAAGACGTAGTAGATCATTTCGTAAATGGGGGGGCGAAGGATTCAATTGAAGACCCGCTTTTAAAACCTATGACGATTACGGAAGAAGAGAGAAAGGATCTGATAGAATTTCTGAAATCCCTCGAAGGGGAATCTCATCCATTAGAAATGCCTAAAATACCAAGGGCTTAAGAGGATTTCCGTTCGTTGTAAACTTAACAGACTTTTGAGCTGATAAATTTTCTCTTGTTTACTTTTAGTCTTAAACCTGAGTATAATTGAGAATACCATCGAGTTTAAAACTGAATCATCCCGTCCAAAGCCTTAGTAGAAAACCAGCTTCGATCAATTAAAAGCCTGTCTTAAAAACCTTAAAAGAAATCAGTTACAATGATTCAATAAGTTCGTAATAAAAAACCGCCGGAAGGGCTACAGATTACGTTGTATTGCCGCTTTTGTGCGTTTAAAATTGTAGTAGTTCCTACATTGTTGTGGTTTAAGTAAGAAAAAGAAGTATGTGAGAAATACAAAAGGCTCTCAAAGAAGAGAGCCTTTTGCAAATAGAATCCTTATAAATTCTATTTTTTAGAGTTCGTGTTTATAGCCAAATCTATAAATTTGTCCACCGACGACGATCGGATAAGTGGGAAAAGGAGCAAGAGTAGAAGCTCCTCCTATGGATTGCGTTTTACCGACTGAATAAGCAGCAGACATTATCGTTTCCAGTTCTAAGAATACGTGACCTTTATCAGTTACTCTTGCTTGAGTTCCGATTAAAAAGTTCGGAGCGATTCCAGTGGCTCTGAATCGAATATGTTCTCGAGTAGTAATTGGATCGGTTCCATCGGCTAATAAGTTTGCAACGCTTGTAACTCCGGCAGCGGCTAAAATATCATGACCACCTTTGATATTGTTCATTCCATTTAAGGACCATCCACCGTTGAAGTAGTTCAAACCGGCACCCATATAAACCGCGGCATCTTCGGTAACATTCAATTTGATACCCACGGTAGCAGGAATTACAATGGCACTGAATCCCCAAGTAATGTCGACAATATTGAAACCTGCAATATCAGCTTTTGTGATACCACCTGTGATCTTCTGTGTATATTCTGCGGCAACTCTCCAAAAGAAATACTTCCCAAAATCGGATTCATAACCCACCATTAGGTTTCCTCCGACCATTGCACCTTTGGTAGATCTTGCATTGATAATACCGCCTGTTGTTCTATCAAGGGTAATCAGTCGGTTTTCAGCGGCAATTGCTCTTCTTGTTCCGACCCCTACGTAATTTCCTTCGCCCGCAGGTTTAGAAGGGTTTTGCACACAGGTAGGATCATTTGCGTTTACTGTACAAGTGTTGGTTGATCTAACTGGACCATAGTAGGTCGCAGCATCCAAACCATCCTTAGTAATTGTTCCACCTAATTGACCCAGGTCTAATTGTAACCCGAATCCTACAATTGCATATGATTTTGCACTAAGACTCGCAGCCGAAGAAAACACCACAGCTAGGGCAAACAACACCTTACTCATGTTACGAATCATTGATAACTCCTTAACTCACGATTCAGTTAGAATTTAATTGTGTTTCCGGAAGCTTTTGTATTCGGTTTCCGAATCCCGGACACAGGATGAAACTTTAGAAGTTCATGGATTAGTGTCAAACAGGATTTCCTAAAAAGGCTGAAAAGTTCCTAAAATTCTTAAAACGGGGTAAAAAATGTCTCTCATTTTATAACGACTGTTATGCGCTGGCCTGAGATTTATGAGTTTTTGTTGTGACGAAAAATTTTTTACCAATCTTTTAAGTGATTCTGAAAAATCCTATTTTATATTTTGATTTTAAAAGGAGAAGTAATGGAATTTTCCACATATCTTGTGTCGTGTGATTCAGATTATTTTTCGAAGAATCTAAATATGGTAACATAAGTTCGAGCTTAGGTAATTTTTTCACGTATTCATCTTTTCGTAAAAACAAAATATGAGGACTCCAGTATTTGTTTTGAGTCTACTACTCAAATGTATGAAAAACAATAGATAAGCTTATTTCAAAAATCAGAATGAATCTCATTCAAAAAACCTACAATTCTGGGTTAAATGCAATTTTTGAAAACTCTTACATCTTTACAAAACCGACCTTTAATTTTGGGTACTATCTTTGTGCATCCAAGTAGTAACTTTGATTTTTGGCATTTTATTTATACGTTTCCGTAATAAACGATTTAATAATTCACATTGACTGACGACAGTCAAACTTGTAAGGTAAGCGCTTCTGATTTTGCGGGAATTTTTGCATCTTAGTCGGATTTCGGTTTTATTGCACCAAACTCACGCTATGACAATTAAAAACGAAAAACTTTCGTTCGAACTGAGCGAAATAAGTTTCTAATGAAATTGCCATAGGAAATTTTAAAGACTATTTTTATTGATAAATGTGAGATCGGCGATTTAATTTTCGAAGGACCTATTGCTCTGTTTCTCTAAAAAGGTGGGGAATAAAAAAAAGTAAGAACGGGAAAGATTCGGGCCGAAAGTGAAAGTCGACCCGGATGAAAAAGAAAAAATCTATACTCTTTCTATGATTGTCGCGATTCCCATTCCTCCTCCAATACAAAGGGTAATCAGCGCATAACGCTTTTGCCTTCTTTCAAGTTCGTCTAATGCGGTTCCGAGAAGAATCGCACCAGTTGCTCCAAGAGGATGCCCGAGAGAAATGGAACCCCCGTTGACGTTGATTTTTTCCAGAGGAATATTGAGAGATTTCTGAGTGTAAAGAACCACGGAAGCGAACGCTTCGTTGATTTCCCAAAGATCAATATCGTCGGCCTTGAGTCCAGCTATCGCTAACGCTTTTTTAGAAGCGGAAACCGGGCCTGTTAACATGATTGTAGGGTCTTCACCTGTGGAAGCCATTGCAACGATTTTGGCTCGAGGTTTGAGTCCGTATTTTTTGATCCCTTCGTCCGAAGCAAGAAGAACCGAAGCCGCACCATCTACTATTCCAGAAGAGTTGCCTAACGTGTGTATGTGATGGATCTTCTGAATTTCTGGGTAGGATTTTAGCGCAATCGCATCCAATTCTTTCTCGCCGATCGTTTTGAAAACCGGAGCCAAATCGGAGAGCCATTCGAAAGTGGATTCGATTCTCGGATTTTCATCCGTATCGACTATGGCGCCGTCTTCGGTTTTTACTGGAATGATGGATTTTTTGAAGTAACCTTCTTTGATCGCTTTGTCCGCTTTGATTTGAGACGATTCCGCAAAACGATCCGCTTCCTCACGGGAAATTCCGAACTTAGTTGCGATCAAATCCGCAGAAATCCCTTGAGGCACCAAATTATAGTGTTTTTGAATATTCGGATTTCCGATATTAAAGTCTCTTCCGTTCATATCGGCTCCCATTTTTACACGGGACATTGATTCAACTCCACCGCCGAGGGCGATTTGCATGGAACCGGATTGAACGTGATTAGCGGCGTTGTTGACTGCTTGAAGTCCGGAACCGCAGAAACGGTTTACGGTATAACCAGGGACTGAGTTCGGCCAGAGTGCAGACATGACCGCATAACGTGCAATGCAAGCCGCTTGATCGTCCACTTGAGATACGCATCCCATAACGACCTCTTCAACAATTTCAGGTTTGATTCCGTTTCTTTCTTGGATCGCATTTAAGGTTGCGGCAGAGAGTTCCTGCGGGTGAATGCTTGCCAGGGTCCCTCTTTTTTTTCCTTTTCCTCTCGGGGTTCTGACCGCGTCGATTACATAGGCGTTTGACATTGTATTACCTCGCTGCCGATTCTTTTCTTAAGATTAAATTGAACAGCTGTTTAGTGATTTTGGGTATTCCGGTTTCTATTTTTGAGAAGCCAGGGAGTTTGCAATTCTTTTTGCGGGAATTCTATGAGGAGGGGAGACCAGTATTGAGCTTTTTCCCGCCATTCTTATACTACCGAATAAGCGACTTTATTCCGTTTTTGATGGTTGTATTTAGAACTTGTCCCAAAACCTCTATGGAAATATCATCGTGAATTTTTTACAGAACGAAGGAGTTCTCACAGATTATGTTCCTTCGGCAAATTTATTGGTTTTCGAATAGACTTTGTTGTTGAAACACTCCCGTAAGAATTCCTAAAATTCTTAGGTTTTGGGACAAATTCTTACATAAATTACGTAAATGTCCCTCCCTTTTATCGACCTATTTTGATCCCAAACTTGCCCCAAAATTCAAAATAAATCGGCCATAATCATTTTGGTAAATTTGTAATGAAACGGAGCGGTTCCTACTGATCGGTATGGATTCTTGAATAGATAAATCCAAAAAGAAACGAAAAATCTTTTTCGTATGTTTTGAATCTTTCAGTGTCTGTTATCACAATTAACTCTAATTTTACTTTTGGACTGTTTTAGAAAGTCTATGCGAGATATAAAAATCCAAAAATAACTCAGGTCTATTCTTGAACATTCTTCCGGCCTATTGATTCGAAGAGTTTGCTTTTTCGACAACCTTCAACGGTTTAAGAGGCGCCCCTTTTGAGTAAAAAGTTTCAAAATTTTTTCTTTTGTTTTGATGTTAATCACTATGAATCGTCTTGAAATTGGTCGGTCCTCATTCTTTAAAAATTTTGGACGTAATACCCTCTGACTCGAATTTATAAACGTTGTCGAATGTATATCGGTTCGATTCCGAAACATATTTCGTTTTGATCTTAGAGAATTCTATGAGGTCGACTTTTTTTCAAAGGATTCGCTTTTGCGGGAATTTGGACGGTGAAAAATTTTTGAAGAAGAACGCATAACTTCTTAAGTTATGCGTATTTTAAAAATTATTTCGTTTCCAATCGTTTGATTTAATACTTAAGACAATGAAATTCGAAAATCGATGCTCTTGATAGATCACTTAAGTATTAGATTTATTTGATATATTTTGTTTTTTCCAGATTGGAAATATTTTTCTTTAAAATCGTTTTCTTTCTCATCAATTTCAAGTCTCCTTCAAAAGAAGCTAAAACTTTCAAAGTAAGCAAAATGCCTGAAATACGAAAACGAATACTTCAAAAAAAATAAATAGTATAAGGCAAGTCGATGAAGAAAATCTTTTCTATTTCTATCTTTCTTTCCTTGTTTTTTCAAGGTTGTATGGTTTGGCCTCTCGTGGTTGGGGCCATGGGTTTGTCTGCCGGTAAGGGAGGCGGTAGCAACCCTTTCCTTTTCCTCCTTGGGATCGCTTCGGATCCGGTTATCACTCGAATCGAACTTAGTGCTCAAGATTCCTCAATTGCTAAAGGAATGAGTACGGCTCTTCAAGTTACCGCGATCTTTGATGATGGAACGAACATGGATATTACGGATTCCACTTCCATCGTTTCCGATTCTCAAGCCGTCGTAGAGGTCCAAGGGAATCGATCTCGAGGGATTTCGTTAGGGGCTTCCACGCTTCAAGCCGAATACAATGGTTTGCATTCTCAGCTCCGAATCGCAGTAACGTCCGCGACTTTAGATTCGATCCAAGTTACGAGTTTAGATCGGGATTCCTTGCCGAAAGGTTTGAATCGTCAGTTTTCTGCAATCGGTATTTTTTCGGACGGATCCCATCAGGATCTTTCCAACGATCCATTGACGATTTGGTCTTCCAGCGATTCGTCTTTAGTTCGTGTGAACGATTCCGGTCTGGCTTCCGGCGTTAATTTAGGAACTGCTCATATTCATGCATCCTTTGGATCCAAAAGTGGTTCTGCAACTATGACCGTCGGATCGGCGACTCTTTCTTCGATTGAAGTAACTCCCGTAAATTCGAATCTCCCCTTGGGAAAGAAACAACGATTGACCGCGACCGGAATTTATTCGGATAACTCGAATAAGGATATTTCTTCTTTGGTCACTTGGGATGTTTTGGATAATACGATCGCCACAATTCAGCCAAAGGGTGTGGTGGATACTGTTAGTACTGGTTCCACTACCGTTTTAGCTTCCATCGGTTCTTCGGTCGGTTCTACGACGTTGAACGTTGTGCCAGCGTCTTTGGTTTCCATTTCCGTTTCCTCCGTAAATTCTTCCAAGGCCAAAGGTCTTAAGGAAAATTTTATCGCGACTGGTATTTTTTCGGACAACTCAAATTTGGATATCACGAATCAGGTTACCTGGAGTTCTTCGGATGCGAACATTCTTACTGTTTCCAATGCGAGTGGTAGTCACGGTTTGGGTTCTGCTTTGAATCAAGGCGTTGTTAAAGTTATTGCTTCCATTGGCGGAGTCGAAGGTTCTACGGACTTTACGGTTACTCAGGCGGCATTGGTTTCGATCTCGGTTTCTCCGATTCTTCCTTCGATGCCGAAAGGTTTGACTCAGCAATTTAAAGCGACCGGTATTTTTACGGATAACTCCAAGCAGGATCTCACTTCCTCGGTCACTTGGACTTCTTCTTCGAAAGCTTTAAGTGTGTCTAACGTATCAGGTGGAGAAGGAATGGGACAAGCTGTTGCGGTCGGAAGCGCGACTATTACGGCCAAATTAGGAACGACGTCCGGGAAAACTACCATTAAGGTTGCTCCTGCCGTTCTCGCTTCGATTCAAATCAGTCCGATGAATACTACCACTCTCGCAAAGGGTTTAAGGAAAAACTTTTCCGCTAGAGGAATTTACTCGGACAATTCTAGTTCCGACATCACTTCTTCCGTTACCTGGTTTTCGTCCGATCCTTCAGTTGCCGTGGTTGATAATGTCCCGTCATACAAAGGAGAAGTTCGTGGAGAAAAGATCGGAACTACGAATATTAAAGCGGCATTGGGAAATGTTAGCAGTCCTACTGTCGCATTATCCGTGACTGCAGCGGAACTCGTTTCTATCGAAATTTCTCCCTATTTTGCTGTCGTTGCCAAGGGACTTACGAGAAAGTTTAAAGCCACAGGTACTTTTACGGATTATTCTACGCAGGATATTACGGAACAAGTCACTTGGAAATCTTCGGATACGGAAATTGTAAGCATTGAGAACGCTGCCGGAAGCAAAGGGTTGGCGCATATGCTCAAGCGGGGAGACAGTAATATTACCGCTACTTTAGGTTCGGTTTTAAGCTCTTCCAAGTTGGTTATGGTGACTTCGCCAGCTATCGTTTCGGTTGCGGTGACGCCTAGCAATCCGTCCATTGCAAAGGGACTAACGTGCCAATTTAAAGCGACGGCAACATATACGGATAACTCCACGGAAGATGTTACAAGTATGGTTTCTTGGTCCTCTTCCGATTCGAATAAAGCATTGGTCGGCAACGATATACTTTCGGGAGGTTTGGCTACCGCAATTGCCACTGGAAGCTCAAAGATCACTGCGAGATACGAAAACTTATCGGGCTCTTCTACTTTAAATGTCACCCCTGCGACTCTTACCTCTATAGAAGTGACACCGATTTTTTCCTCCGTTGCTAAAGGTCTTACGGAACAATTTACAGCGACGGGAATCTATTCGGACAAATCTACCCAGGATTTGACTCGGGTTGTGACTTGGATTTCCTCTAATTCTTCCCGTGTTGCGATTGAAAACACCGCCGATAAAAAAGGTCTTGCGCTCGCTTCTACTTTAGGAAGTTCGAATATTACAGCAACTTACAATTCCATTCAAAGTTCTCCGATTTCGATGACTGTTAAGGATGCAGAATTGGTAAGTATTACCGTTAGTCCAGAGTCCACATCGAAAGCCCTGGGGCTGACTCAACAGTTTGAAGCAAAAGGAACTTTTACGGACGGTTCCGAACGGGATGTTACGAATCTTGTGACTTGGTTTTCCTCCAAACCGTTAGTGGCTTATACTATTAACGCTAACGAGAATCGGGGATTATCAGTCGCACATTCGGTAGGTTCCACTGAAATTTACGCGTATTACGGTTCCATAAAAAGCAATTCGGTAAATTTCAATGTGACTCCGTCCGAATTGGTTTCGATTCAAATCAGTCCGGAAAACAGTGATATTGCTAAAGGACTTAGCCAGCAATATACTGCGCTCGGCGTTTATTCGGATGGCAGTTTGCAAGATATTTCCGATTCTGTTTCTTGGTTTAGTTCCAATGATTCATTGGTTAACATTTCCAATGCGGTCGGAACCAAGGGAAAGGCGACCGCTTTGCAAGTCGGAACAAGTAAAATCACTGCTACTTACCGTTCCGTTTCGGGAACTACCAATCTAAACGTCAGTGTGGCGACTCTTTCTTCGATCGTGGTATCTCCCACCAAGCCGAACGTAGAATCAACTTCAAAGACAAAGTTCTTTGCAGTGGGAATGTACTCGGACGGAACCAAAAGGGATTTGACTTCTACGGTTACTTGGTTCAGTTCGAATACGCGCAATGCAAGTGTGAGTAACGCGCTTAAATCGAAAGGATTGGTTGTTGCAGGATCTGAGTCGGGATATTTTACAATCACGGCGACTTACGGTTCTATATCCGGAAGCACGATTCTTACGGTAAATAGATATAATAAAGCGGTTCCTACCGTTAAATCGGTTACGTCCTTGTCGCCTACCAAGATTCGAATCGTATATTCCGAATTTGTAAACAATAAGGAAGCGTTGAAACTGTCCAATTACAAGGTCGTAGACAGTTCTACTTTTGTCGGAACCTGTTTCGATAACGCGGATTTCAAAAGAAATTCTCAAACCGGAGATTTCTCCTTGAAAAATATCAGTGGAGCTGAGGATACGTTTACGATCACGCTTTCTGGTTCGCAAAATTCGAAC
Protein-coding regions in this window:
- a CDS encoding CaiB/BaiF CoA transferase family protein, translating into MYLGDMGADVIKVENPRAMDATRVMFKKANGAPSLFLMLNRNKQAITLNLKKEKSREIFFKLLEDADILLEGFRPDGLAKMGLGYEDLKERFPRLIYCGIYGYGAEGKYRDFAGHDVNYLSLSGVLSQTGKTPQIPGYQLADIGGGTMTALASILAALYAREKTGKGQKIAISMMDSSLPFLSLYGGIFAATGKNPEGGNELLSGKLPNYNVYQTKEGRWVALGALEDMFFKTFLRQSGLDRYLEELPAEEKNFSKWKEILTAYFASKTFEDLNFLFENEDSCLTPVKTMEEVSKDPVLRDRGMILDKKHPEYGDYFQFGAPFPFSATPITYRLDPPNHGEHNTSIYQSLGYTLEEIETMKREKVI
- a CDS encoding acyl-CoA dehydrogenase family protein; the encoded protein is MYQEFTEQQLEIRDQIRNFVKKEITHEVASHWDEENKHPEELINRMRKELGVNGLTIPEEYGGWGLGSVEQCLVTEELSRGCLGISLCFGYTGLGILPILKGASHEQKKKWLQPVIDGEYGISFCLSEPGAGSDVPGMSTTAVKKGDKWVINGTKQWITGGGSAGAYTVFAYTDKGRGTRGVSCFYVKRDTPGLTVGKKEDKLGIRASDTRQIIFEDCAVEEANMIGRENLGFIYALQTLNASRPYVAAMGVGVAQAALDYASKYARQREQFGSKISSFQAVQHMLADMSIGLETSRQVTYLAARMADADDPRLPKYSAIAKAHASETAMKCALDAVQIFGGYGYTKEYPVEKLMRDAKILCIFEGTTQIQKNEIAAYVIREAASAK
- a CDS encoding cytochrome-c peroxidase — translated: MYRIVSVLFFIFFLLVSYNCKEPVQKAELESFVIKNIIHPNNNPYNKDKVELGKLLYFDKRLSFNGDTNCAICHSVEIQNSEKNSLPRNKIHHSPASSLTNVGLYKDVFIDPQAKDLEEIVKERIYTAVMLKDEKTVVARLNQISKYRELFEKAFGSPGITMDRIVKAISAFERTIISKNSRFDRYVMGEESALSPAQKRGLDVFMNKAKCSQCHKGPNFSDSEKHTSGLSGVTQKVRTPSLRDVSRKGEFMHNGGFTKLEDVVDHFVNGGAKDSIEDPLLKPMTITEEERKDLIEFLKSLEGESHPLEMPKIPRA
- a CDS encoding porin OmpL1, coding for MIRNMSKVLFALAVVFSSAASLSAKSYAIVGFGLQLDLGQLGGTITKDGLDAATYYGPVRSTNTCTVNANDPTCVQNPSKPAGEGNYVGVGTRRAIAAENRLITLDRTTGGIINARSTKGAMVGGNLMVGYESDFGKYFFWRVAAEYTQKITGGITKADIAGFNIVDITWGFSAIVIPATVGIKLNVTEDAAVYMGAGLNYFNGGWSLNGMNNIKGGHDILAAAGVTSVANLLADGTDPITTREHIRFRATGIAPNFLIGTQARVTDKGHVFLELETIMSAAYSVGKTQSIGGASTLAPFPTYPIVVGGQIYRFGYKHEL
- a CDS encoding acetyl-CoA C-acetyltransferase → MSNAYVIDAVRTPRGKGKKRGTLASIHPQELSAATLNAIQERNGIKPEIVEEVVMGCVSQVDDQAACIARYAVMSALWPNSVPGYTVNRFCGSGLQAVNNAANHVQSGSMQIALGGGVESMSRVKMGADMNGRDFNIGNPNIQKHYNLVPQGISADLIATKFGISREEADRFAESSQIKADKAIKEGYFKKSIIPVKTEDGAIVDTDENPRIESTFEWLSDLAPVFKTIGEKELDAIALKSYPEIQKIHHIHTLGNSSGIVDGAASVLLASDEGIKKYGLKPRAKIVAMASTGEDPTIMLTGPVSASKKALAIAGLKADDIDLWEINEAFASVVLYTQKSLNIPLEKINVNGGSISLGHPLGATGAILLGTALDELERRQKRYALITLCIGGGMGIATIIERV